Proteins encoded together in one Clostridium kluyveri DSM 555 window:
- a CDS encoding helix-turn-helix domain-containing protein has protein sequence MATIRVQKNENYSTINNTGLNDCNLSFKAKGILAYLLSKPDNWKCQVSDLIKKSKDGRDSVYAGLRELRENGYMIKRPVKNEKNIITEWEEVLYETPQLEAKEVFKEQKIKNEIAALKRAKTIKSKKINPLPENPYMEESTSGISVSGKPVNIISTNLPSTDLVVVVNSLIKEFEENICDLKKTTKPKFIKYCQEYSKEYIMTILEVCAESGIKSFAGFRTVIETHIKNKNDTPEKIRAAVEKYRQDKKNKQKVPANRKQNTSENFKQRDYNFGDLEKMLLNHMNYEEDEE, from the coding sequence ATGGCAACAATCAGAGTACAAAAAAATGAAAATTATTCAACTATAAATAATACAGGATTAAATGATTGTAACCTAAGTTTTAAAGCAAAAGGAATCTTAGCATATCTTTTAAGCAAACCCGATAATTGGAAATGTCAAGTCAGTGATCTAATTAAAAAATCAAAGGATGGCAGGGATTCTGTTTATGCAGGATTGAGGGAGTTAAGAGAAAATGGTTACATGATAAAAAGACCAGTTAAAAATGAAAAAAATATAATAACTGAATGGGAAGAGGTTTTGTATGAAACTCCTCAACTTGAAGCAAAAGAAGTCTTTAAAGAACAAAAAATAAAAAATGAGATAGCTGCACTAAAAAGGGCCAAAACTATAAAAAGCAAAAAAATAAATCCACTTCCGGAAAATCCGTATATGGAAGAATCCACTTCCGGCATTTCCGTATCTGGAAAACCCGTAAATATAATAAGTACTAATTTACCAAGTACTGATCTAGTAGTAGTAGTAAATTCTTTGATAAAAGAATTTGAAGAAAATATTTGTGATTTAAAAAAGACTACTAAACCTAAGTTTATAAAGTATTGTCAAGAATATTCAAAAGAATACATAATGACGATACTGGAAGTATGTGCAGAGAGTGGAATAAAAAGTTTCGCTGGTTTTAGAACAGTAATAGAGACTCATATAAAAAATAAAAATGATACCCCTGAAAAGATTAGAGCTGCAGTAGAAAAATACAGACAAGACAAAAAAAATAAACAGAAAGTGCCAGCGAATAGAAAGCAAAATACATCTGAAAATTTCAAACAGAGAGATTATAATTTTGGAGATTTAGAGAAGATGTTATTAAACCATATGAATTATGAAGAAGATGAAGAATGA
- a CDS encoding type II toxin-antitoxin system HicB family antitoxin: protein MDKYMYPALFEAYEDGGYTVSFPDLPGCITEGDSLTEALTMAKEALELFLWNMEDDNEEIPEPTPPEKIETKKGNFIVPVEADMALIRAKMNNKTVNTTVTMPQWLKYQAEKKKINFSQVLQAALKEQLNIKN, encoded by the coding sequence ATGGATAAATATATGTATCCTGCATTGTTTGAAGCTTATGAGGATGGTGGTTATACTGTAAGCTTTCCAGATTTACCTGGATGTATAACCGAGGGTGATTCTTTAACAGAAGCTCTTACAATGGCAAAAGAAGCACTGGAATTGTTTCTATGGAATATGGAAGACGACAATGAAGAAATTCCAGAGCCAACACCACCAGAAAAAATCGAAACAAAAAAAGGGAATTTTATAGTCCCTGTAGAGGCAGATATGGCATTAATACGTGCCAAAATGAATAATAAAACAGTAAATACCACAGTGACCATGCCACAGTGGTTAAAATATCAAGCAGAAAAAAAGAAAATCAATTTTTCGCAGGTACTACAAGCTGCATTGAAAGAACAACTTAACATCAAAAACTAA
- a CDS encoding type II toxin-antitoxin system HicA family toxin: MTPKELIKILKKDGWIQKNQEGSHKHFVHPTKKGKIQVPYHNKDLKPGTLNKILKDAGLK, from the coding sequence ATGACACCAAAAGAATTAATTAAAATCTTAAAAAAAGATGGATGGATTCAAAAAAACCAAGAAGGTTCACACAAACATTTTGTTCATCCAACTAAAAAGGGTAAAATCCAAGTACCTTACCACAATAAAGATTTAAAACCAGGAACACTTAACAAAATACTTAAAGATGCAGGGCTGAAATAA
- a CDS encoding metal-dependent hydrolase, which yields MTKKTHVAVGIAATLPIVMKCEPIAFIGLLGAVIPDWDIILGMKHRTTTHSLTALFISTIIITLLNHQVGLIWGLNYSIHLLLDSFTKMGVPLFYPFRKEYYGFKLIYTGKSEDLFICLLAIFFITCMYLY from the coding sequence ATGACAAAGAAAACACATGTTGCGGTGGGAATAGCTGCAACTTTGCCTATAGTGATGAAATGTGAACCAATTGCATTCATAGGTCTTTTAGGGGCTGTTATTCCTGATTGGGATATAATACTAGGAATGAAACATAGAACCACTACACACAGTCTCACAGCCTTATTTATAAGCACAATAATAATTACCCTATTAAACCATCAAGTAGGGTTGATATGGGGCCTTAATTACTCCATACATTTACTCCTGGATAGCTTTACTAAAATGGGTGTTCCTTTATTTTATCCCTTCAGGAAAGAATACTACGGTTTTAAATTAATTTATACAGGTAAATCAGAAGATCTTTTTATATGCTTATTGGCCATATTTTTTATTACATGTATGTATCTGTATTAA
- a CDS encoding FtsK/SpoIIIE domain-containing protein encodes MITEALILGCIGYTYKNTDKLKIRRKWKQITFSKSQFTNKLDKTLKIHSIKRTEYGHEIIVELPYSYTFKQLEGDIDIFKEGLGYKSIQLKSEGNIVHMYCVKEFKFKDYASLKLPANKLLIADGLMEPIIVDMNKFPHMLIGGDTGTGKSRILLLILTNLIKYCSNVELYLLQVRKNDLGVFQNCSQVKVNSKTLEEVLESLKKIDIECRRREKLIDNIKGYYNIEDYNNVAYNKLKYIYVVIEEFSFLNTSRGDSKAEKQLKAQCLKHIKTIVNVGRSSGVFLVTALQKPTNDSIPSDIKAQLCTRVSLKIADEPAAIVILGNGKASKLQERELICRTLREQQGYSYTIDHAMVMENIKHRIIEKPKKTAPKPENDVNNILSILNEINQ; translated from the coding sequence ATGATTACAGAAGCATTGATATTAGGTTGTATCGGTTACACATATAAAAATACGGATAAACTAAAAATAAGAAGAAAATGGAAACAAATTACCTTTTCCAAAAGTCAATTTACTAATAAATTAGATAAGACATTAAAAATACACTCTATTAAGCGCACAGAATACGGACATGAAATTATTGTGGAGTTACCTTATTCCTATACATTTAAGCAATTAGAGGGCGATATAGACATATTTAAAGAGGGGCTAGGGTATAAGTCCATACAACTAAAAAGTGAGGGGAATATAGTTCATATGTACTGTGTAAAGGAATTTAAATTTAAGGATTATGCTTCCCTTAAATTGCCGGCCAATAAACTTTTAATCGCAGATGGATTAATGGAACCCATAATTGTAGATATGAATAAGTTTCCTCATATGCTTATTGGAGGGGATACTGGTACCGGAAAATCCAGAATACTTTTATTAATTTTAACTAACCTCATAAAATACTGTTCTAATGTGGAGCTATATTTATTACAGGTTAGAAAAAATGATCTTGGTGTATTCCAGAATTGTTCACAAGTTAAAGTTAACTCCAAAACATTAGAGGAAGTTCTGGAGAGCTTAAAAAAAATAGATATTGAATGCAGGAGGAGAGAAAAATTAATCGATAATATTAAAGGCTATTACAATATAGAAGATTATAATAATGTAGCTTATAATAAATTAAAATATATTTATGTGGTAATAGAGGAATTTAGTTTTCTAAATACATCTAGAGGTGACAGCAAGGCAGAGAAGCAATTAAAAGCACAATGTTTAAAACACATCAAAACTATAGTTAACGTGGGAAGATCCAGTGGAGTATTTCTAGTTACTGCACTTCAAAAGCCAACCAATGATAGCATACCTTCTGATATAAAAGCACAATTATGTACCAGGGTAAGTCTTAAGATAGCAGATGAACCTGCAGCAATAGTAATCCTTGGTAATGGTAAAGCATCTAAATTACAGGAAAGAGAATTAATTTGCAGAACACTAAGAGAACAACAAGGATATAGTTATACAATAGATCATGCTATGGTTATGGAAAATATAAAGCATAGAATTATTGAAAAACCAAAGAAAACCGCACCTAAACCCGAAAATGATGTTAACAATATATTGAGTATTCTAAATGAAATTAACCAATAG
- a CDS encoding DUF5348 domain-containing protein yields the protein MDSDFLEFRDKTESLRNKAEAILGNYKREGFENIKCYGEIEKFVEHLDDCIKTINYYNKPTIEGTLHKNKNGRFDLVFANHQFTSGSSIEVLVDGEWCVGRVEYGSVEYTHGENEGYYFYNYDGNNIMLENGMTARIRN from the coding sequence ATGGATTCAGACTTTTTAGAATTCAGGGATAAAACAGAAAGTTTACGTAATAAAGCAGAGGCAATTTTGGGGAACTATAAACGAGAAGGATTTGAAAATATAAAATGTTATGGTGAAATAGAGAAATTCGTTGAACATTTAGATGATTGTATTAAAACTATAAATTATTATAACAAGCCAACAATAGAAGGTACATTGCATAAAAATAAAAATGGTAGATTTGACTTAGTATTTGCAAATCATCAATTTACCAGTGGAAGCTCTATTGAAGTATTGGTTGATGGTGAATGGTGCGTTGGTCGTGTAGAATATGGAAGTGTAGAATATACACATGGCGAAAATGAAGGCTATTACTTTTATAATTACGATGGAAATAATATAATGCTTGAGAATGGCATGACTGCTAGAATAAGAAATTAG
- a CDS encoding ParM/StbA family protein, whose product MVILGLDNGYHFTKTSEGVMFSSTVRKGKDIDINADTIQTNIDGQDYVVGAPNGEYVADSNKIDSIVTEICTFTAIAKSFPENKLIDCNIVAGLPVSYYSKQKSDFKEKLLGYGNKKVKLNKHNFQINIVGAEIYPQSAGVVFVNSKDVKSDDSLVVDIGGGTVDVSAFHGLRLTNMATYNLGMLVLYSKLAQKLNSEYECKFMDYELYDKLKKGYITSNKFGRIDLEILNDDIEEHTNVILNNIKRDFNYNSMDNIFVIGGGGVELYDRIKQKFKNAILCDDAQFVNANAFELMGQMKFATK is encoded by the coding sequence ATGGTGATTCTAGGATTAGATAACGGATATCATTTTACCAAGACTAGTGAAGGAGTTATGTTCTCTAGTACAGTAAGAAAAGGTAAAGATATAGATATAAATGCAGATACTATACAAACTAATATAGACGGTCAGGATTATGTTGTAGGTGCTCCAAATGGAGAATATGTAGCAGATAGTAATAAAATTGATTCCATAGTAACAGAAATTTGTACATTCACAGCTATAGCTAAAAGCTTTCCAGAAAATAAATTAATAGATTGCAATATAGTTGCAGGTTTGCCTGTATCGTATTATAGTAAGCAAAAATCTGATTTTAAAGAAAAACTTTTAGGATATGGAAATAAAAAGGTAAAACTAAATAAACATAACTTCCAGATAAATATAGTAGGCGCTGAAATATATCCTCAAAGTGCAGGGGTCGTATTTGTTAATTCTAAAGATGTAAAGTCGGATGATTCATTAGTTGTAGATATAGGTGGCGGCACTGTTGATGTAAGCGCTTTTCATGGGTTAAGGTTGACAAATATGGCAACATATAATCTTGGAATGTTAGTATTGTATTCTAAACTAGCCCAGAAGCTAAACAGTGAATATGAATGTAAATTTATGGACTATGAACTTTATGATAAATTGAAAAAAGGATATATAACATCTAATAAATTTGGAAGGATAGATTTAGAAATATTGAATGATGATATTGAGGAACATACCAATGTAATACTTAATAATATTAAACGTGATTTTAACTATAACAGTATGGACAATATATTCGTAATAGGTGGAGGTGGAGTGGAGCTCTACGATAGAATAAAACAAAAATTTAAAAATGCCATATTATGTGATGATGCACAATTCGTAAATGCAAATGCTTTTGAACTTATGGGACAGATGAAATTTGCTACTAAATAG
- a CDS encoding DNA adenine methylase translates to MNSFIGWIGGKKLLRKEIVKRFPENFNRYIEVFGGAAWVLFSKEKLANMEVYNDVNGDLVNLFRCVKFHCGELQRELSFMLNSRELFYDFISQYSTRGMTDIQKAARFFMLIKTSYGSDCRSYGCVKKDVNVMVKYLTEIQERLSRVVIENKDFQDLLKVYDKDDSLIYLDPPYYGTERYYQVQFSEKDHERLYEVLKGEKGKFILSYNDCEFIRQLYKDFNMDEVERNHNLLGKYKDKKHIYSELIITNY, encoded by the coding sequence GTGAATAGTTTTATAGGATGGATAGGTGGAAAGAAGTTATTAAGAAAAGAGATTGTAAAGAGGTTTCCTGAAAATTTCAATAGGTATATAGAAGTCTTTGGAGGAGCTGCATGGGTTTTATTTTCAAAAGAGAAACTGGCCAACATGGAAGTATATAATGATGTAAACGGAGACTTGGTGAATTTATTCAGGTGCGTGAAATTTCACTGTGGGGAGCTGCAGAGAGAACTCTCATTTATGTTAAACTCAAGAGAACTATTTTATGACTTCATAAGCCAATACAGTACTAGGGGAATGACAGACATTCAAAAGGCAGCACGATTTTTCATGCTGATAAAAACGAGTTACGGTTCAGATTGTAGAAGTTATGGCTGTGTGAAGAAAGATGTGAATGTAATGGTTAAATATCTTACCGAAATTCAGGAAAGGCTTTCAAGAGTAGTTATTGAAAATAAGGATTTTCAGGATTTACTTAAAGTATATGATAAAGATGATTCTTTGATATATTTGGACCCGCCCTATTATGGCACCGAAAGATACTATCAGGTGCAGTTTTCAGAGAAGGATCATGAAAGACTTTATGAGGTACTTAAAGGTGAAAAGGGGAAATTTATTCTTTCTTACAATGACTGTGAATTTATAAGACAGTTATACAAGGACTTTAATATGGATGAGGTTGAGAGAAATCACAATTTGTTAGGCAAGTACAAAGATAAAAAACATATTTACAGTGAATTGATCATAACTAATTATTAG
- a CDS encoding glycoside hydrolase family 25 protein, whose product MIKGVDISNLNGSIDINKIKNAGHNFLIAKATEGSTFIDKFYNANIAKAKALGFITGAYHFARFTTIAKAIQEANFFKQIAAGASPDFVVLDFEQQCSGDMTDACLAFLEIVATIAPALIYCNPSYIKAYLNSRITKYPLWVAHYGVSSPSTVLWPDYAMWQYTEKGQIPGISGYLDLNYMTESFYNSIATGEPVKPNPLVEQIKALQYNLNIDYNAGLVIDGVAGKNTLAALKGIQDIIIKGHKSHVVLWIQQKLEQYEYLKENSYTQMLYDEPTFQAVTELQKNWERPTDGVLRPETWNIFLNN is encoded by the coding sequence ATGATTAAAGGAGTAGATATAAGTAATTTAAATGGTTCTATAGATATAAACAAAATTAAAAATGCTGGCCACAACTTTTTAATAGCCAAGGCCACAGAGGGAAGTACCTTTATAGATAAATTTTATAATGCCAATATTGCTAAAGCTAAAGCCCTGGGATTTATAACCGGGGCTTATCATTTTGCCAGATTTACAACCATAGCAAAGGCTATTCAGGAGGCAAACTTTTTTAAACAGATTGCTGCAGGTGCTAGTCCTGATTTTGTAGTATTAGATTTTGAACAACAATGTTCTGGTGATATGACAGATGCGTGTCTGGCTTTCTTAGAAATAGTGGCTACTATAGCACCTGCGCTTATTTATTGTAATCCAAGTTATATAAAAGCATATTTAAATTCTAGAATAACAAAGTATCCTCTATGGGTAGCCCATTATGGAGTAAGCAGTCCAAGTACTGTATTATGGCCTGATTATGCTATGTGGCAGTATACAGAAAAAGGGCAGATACCAGGAATAAGTGGATACCTTGATTTAAACTATATGACAGAATCATTTTATAATAGCATTGCTACAGGCGAACCAGTAAAACCAAACCCACTTGTAGAACAAATTAAAGCACTTCAATATAACTTGAACATTGATTATAATGCAGGGTTAGTTATAGATGGAGTAGCAGGTAAAAATACACTTGCAGCATTAAAAGGGATTCAAGATATCATTATTAAGGGTCATAAGTCCCACGTGGTCCTATGGATTCAACAGAAGCTAGAACAATATGAATATTTAAAGGAAAATTCCTACACTCAAATGCTGTATGACGAACCAACTTTTCAGGCCGTAACTGAACTCCAGAAGAATTGGGAAAGACCGACAGATGGAGTCTTAAGGCCGGAGACATGGAATATATTTTTGAATAACTAA
- a CDS encoding phage holin family protein: protein MDHQRVFNLSISTFGGIMTFIFGGWDICLYVLAAFMVLDYGTGVFSAYITGKVNSQTGFKGILRKSEIFVVLAVGTLLDRLLNEGTWIFRTVVCYYYIANEGISIFENCGKSGLPLPKKIVEALEQLKNK, encoded by the coding sequence GTGGATCATCAAAGAGTTTTTAACCTATCTATAAGTACCTTTGGGGGAATTATGACGTTTATTTTTGGAGGTTGGGACATTTGCCTATATGTGTTAGCTGCTTTTATGGTTTTAGATTATGGTACCGGAGTATTTAGTGCCTATATAACAGGCAAGGTAAATTCTCAAACAGGCTTTAAAGGTATATTAAGAAAATCTGAAATTTTTGTGGTTCTAGCTGTAGGTACTTTACTTGACAGGCTCTTAAATGAGGGTACATGGATATTTAGAACAGTGGTTTGCTACTATTACATTGCAAACGAAGGAATCTCTATCTTTGAAAATTGCGGGAAGAGTGGACTTCCACTCCCGAAAAAAATAGTAGAAGCTTTAGAACAATTAAAAAATAAATAG
- a CDS encoding putative ABC transporter permease, with protein sequence MGYSYSNLKKNLILIFIMGSIYMVLEGLWRGWTHISMLVVGGIAAFFIGKLNEQPTFYNRKMWQQCIIGTLIILILEFVSGAILNIWLQIEIWDYSNIWGNILGQICIPYAVIWFLLVPFNIYIDDYLRYKFFGEKEPEGLLKNYKDLILGK encoded by the coding sequence ATGGGATACAGTTATTCCAACTTAAAAAAGAATTTAATTCTAATATTTATAATGGGCAGTATTTATATGGTTTTAGAAGGCCTATGGCGTGGATGGACACATATATCTATGCTGGTAGTGGGAGGAATAGCAGCTTTCTTTATTGGAAAGCTTAATGAGCAGCCAACATTTTATAATAGAAAGATGTGGCAGCAGTGTATTATAGGTACTTTAATAATCTTGATATTAGAATTTGTTTCAGGGGCTATTTTAAACATATGGCTCCAGATTGAAATATGGGATTATTCTAATATCTGGGGAAATATTTTGGGACAGATATGTATTCCCTATGCTGTAATATGGTTTTTACTGGTTCCATTTAACATATATATTGATGATTATTTAAGGTATAAGTTTTTTGGAGAGAAAGAACCGGAAGGGTTATTGAAAAATTACAAGGATTTAATTTTAGGGAAATAA
- a CDS encoding choice-of-anchor R domain-containing protein, with product MEKSFCFNSINGDRKYKAEDFREYFATFIGNGVFPNPSTNLQVIGENGDMTVTLKVGNGWINGALYINDNDLILPIDVADGVLNRIDRIVLRMDTVGRAINAKVKKGAFASSPVAPVLQRDADGYEIGIADIYIAAGATQITQANITDLRLNTSLCGIVHGTVEQVDTTTLFNQYLSWLTQKKAQYDADMLSWTAQKQTDFNTWYNNITSASQTEIDNMEADFQQDWDSWFSAVQNVLDGDTAGNLLNMINNLAGEGRTTETVKGNADDIASLEEEYNAHDMRAATGNILGHVKVDNDSVKIDSNGVISVRKPLDYGRYQAEFGLEDAELSYCKLNNGTAFLSGFIVTTPLPTATVNNYPTNSGYQYGERLDSTYTANIDEINYVDISLAKHGSPTKNVTLTVYDDTSKAILGSASVVPSNITVSTASTSTMIRFTFETPIIVTRGHVLQLRLYADTISDGTVDYYVFGHTTNDAIASAYVLQTDSTGNWSGTLTSITGADLYFAINYTNYHILSGTATKTVTPSDIKKWGNIKWTQNTPANTSVVCDVINKSFLYNHTAGTSGTAGMVYGTTQWFAQKFIPNKNSSKQAIAVKLKRVGTILSDLQVHVYNDNSGKPGTSLGNTTIPYSQIPTTESYVNIETNVNLVNGQTYYILFKTTSGDSGNTYYLSTENVSSGGGYSSDGGTSWSFSYTLTCSIEDEVIVKSNIQSLQDLSDIDVIQYPSLTLRWTLSRNSVEDSSPTVSDVSVTWEGKGYNGDGAWEKIADITLTSNTAQIDFMNLGLENYKCLRLIGIAKSTTQGQNLSMIFNDDTTSSYPFVLFKTPNTQSQSTNTSILLPSVMVAPSDTQTFLFETTISNLPNLIKSSSTKSGSTYFNEIRLQIANWNKTSQITKITLKPATDGLIATGSTFKIMGVK from the coding sequence ATGGAAAAATCGTTTTGCTTCAACAGTATAAATGGAGATAGAAAATACAAAGCTGAAGATTTTAGAGAATACTTTGCAACCTTTATAGGTAATGGGGTATTCCCTAATCCAAGCACTAATTTACAGGTTATAGGCGAAAACGGGGATATGACAGTAACACTTAAAGTAGGAAATGGATGGATCAATGGAGCCCTGTATATAAATGACAATGATTTGATTTTACCCATAGACGTAGCAGACGGTGTTCTAAATAGGATAGATAGAATAGTACTTAGAATGGATACGGTAGGCAGGGCAATAAATGCTAAGGTAAAGAAAGGTGCTTTTGCAAGTTCTCCAGTAGCACCAGTATTACAGAGAGATGCTGACGGTTACGAGATTGGAATTGCAGATATTTATATTGCAGCAGGAGCTACCCAGATTACCCAAGCTAATATAACGGATTTAAGACTTAACACCAGTTTATGCGGAATAGTTCATGGGACTGTGGAGCAGGTAGATACTACAACACTTTTTAATCAGTATTTGTCTTGGCTAACACAAAAGAAGGCTCAATATGATGCTGATATGTTAAGCTGGACAGCGCAAAAACAAACAGATTTTAATACCTGGTATAACAATATAACTTCCGCATCTCAAACAGAAATAGATAATATGGAAGCAGATTTCCAACAGGATTGGGATAGCTGGTTTTCTGCTGTGCAAAATGTTTTAGATGGGGATACAGCTGGAAATTTGTTAAATATGATAAACAACCTTGCAGGGGAAGGAAGGACTACTGAAACTGTAAAGGGAAATGCAGATGATATAGCTAGTTTGGAAGAGGAATATAATGCACATGACATGAGAGCTGCGACAGGAAATATTTTAGGACATGTAAAAGTAGATAATGATAGTGTAAAAATAGATAGTAATGGTGTTATATCAGTACGAAAACCGTTGGATTATGGAAGGTATCAGGCTGAATTTGGGTTGGAGGATGCCGAATTAAGTTATTGTAAATTGAATAACGGTACAGCATTTTTATCAGGTTTTATTGTAACAACCCCATTACCAACCGCGACTGTAAACAATTATCCTACAAATAGTGGGTATCAATATGGTGAGAGATTAGATTCAACCTATACTGCAAATATAGACGAAATAAATTATGTTGATATTAGTTTGGCTAAACATGGTTCCCCTACGAAAAATGTGACATTAACTGTTTATGATGATACAAGCAAAGCCATTTTAGGAAGCGCTTCTGTAGTGCCTTCAAATATTACAGTGAGTACAGCCTCTACATCAACGATGATTAGATTCACATTTGAAACTCCAATTATAGTTACAAGGGGACATGTTTTGCAATTAAGACTTTATGCAGATACAATAAGTGATGGGACAGTTGACTACTATGTATTTGGCCATACTACAAATGATGCTATAGCTTCTGCATATGTGTTACAAACAGATTCTACAGGTAATTGGTCTGGCACGTTAACTTCTATTACAGGAGCAGATTTATATTTTGCTATTAATTATACTAACTATCATATTCTCTCTGGCACCGCAACAAAAACAGTAACACCTTCAGATATTAAAAAATGGGGCAATATAAAATGGACACAAAATACCCCTGCTAATACAAGTGTTGTGTGTGATGTGATAAATAAAAGTTTTTTATATAATCATACTGCTGGAACCTCTGGTACTGCTGGTATGGTATACGGAACAACCCAGTGGTTTGCACAAAAATTTATACCTAATAAAAATTCTTCTAAACAAGCTATAGCTGTGAAATTAAAAAGGGTTGGAACAATACTTTCTGATCTACAAGTCCATGTTTATAATGATAATTCAGGTAAACCAGGAACTTCTTTAGGAAATACAACAATACCATATTCACAAATTCCAACAACCGAATCATATGTAAATATAGAAACAAATGTAAATTTAGTAAATGGTCAAACTTATTATATTCTTTTTAAAACTACAAGCGGAGATTCTGGTAATACTTACTATTTAAGTACAGAAAATGTATCTAGTGGTGGAGGGTATTCATCTGATGGAGGAACAAGTTGGAGTTTTTCATATACATTAACATGTTCTATTGAAGATGAAGTGATTGTAAAATCTAACATTCAATCACTTCAAGATTTATCAGATATAGATGTAATTCAATATCCAAGTTTAACTTTAAGATGGACATTAAGTAGAAATAGTGTAGAAGATTCAAGTCCTACAGTTTCAGATGTTAGTGTAACTTGGGAAGGGAAGGGATATAATGGTGATGGTGCTTGGGAAAAGATTGCAGATATAACTTTAACAAGCAATACTGCACAAATCGATTTTATGAATTTAGGATTGGAAAACTATAAATGTTTAAGATTAATTGGAATTGCTAAAAGTACAACTCAAGGTCAAAATTTAAGCATGATATTCAATGATGATACAACTTCTTCTTATCCTTTTGTACTTTTTAAAACACCAAATACACAATCACAATCAACTAATACATCTATTTTATTGCCATCAGTGATGGTTGCTCCATCGGATACTCAAACTTTTTTGTTTGAAACAACTATTAGTAACTTGCCCAATTTAATAAAATCTTCATCTACTAAAAGTGGTTCAACGTACTTTAATGAAATAAGATTACAAATAGCCAATTGGAATAAAACATCACAAATAACAAAAATAACTTTAAAACCTGCAACTGATGGATTAATTGCGACAGGTTCAACATTTAAAATTATGGGGGTGAAGTAA